The Coffea arabica cultivar ET-39 chromosome 9e, Coffea Arabica ET-39 HiFi, whole genome shotgun sequence genome has a window encoding:
- the LOC113695776 gene encoding uncharacterized protein isoform X1 gives MVFMQRLLYALLSRLYENLLTNSLQLNTSNTSLRQVCFRTLCLDYRWREKFAGLSVEQKEAHRRKNREAYHRRKMSKLLSKTLDPQSVQPTKQCNIKPFLRPSSTNNDNNGVLMPQLIQQHLHDTVGKYNKSTLARTSDRNAIGALSSNLQLPGSKNQTNTDNRFCVSYPGSKLKSSLFCFSTYEEGNSSATNHKHICSDSAPPHDKAESFMCMNCFKFLPQNIEDAPELLAFATEYQMSQQCLKSIAKTHKGNKRSRSRKTQKSHTRGEKVPDGIEALKCISSEPDILAPKPDCSYCEAKKLYSETPNFCCSAGQIVLQENKLQDILIELYTGHSAEALSFRTYVRTYNNMFAFTSFGVHYDRSLCRRTNGIYTFKVQGQTYHFIKDLIPHECRTVYLQLYFHDTEHELENRLATSENLTESAVKKIMHVMELNPYASFLRSLKNVPNLDSYQIVLKSHSENDQRVWNQPTASQIAALWVEGQESGEGYKRHIQIYTKEGKDHLVHYYYGCYDPLQYPLLFPFGETGWHPGIKRTPPHNPNKRKRYNRTANCTPASTDCKSAEELIAAEHQASHNPENNKEFVSMREYYAYKLQMREKYTPGILNTGRLLQQYVIDMYIKIESQRLDYYRSRQQLIRREELQGIMDSVMSGHCQGSKIGQRVILPASFIGGPRDMRRRYVDAMALVQKFGKPDLFITMTCNPSWPEMKKHMLPTDEGHNRPDLLARVFHAKLDLLKDQLFKKQIFGAVAAYTYVVEFQKRGLPHTHFLIILEPGSKLYSTESYDKIVSAEIPDITANQHLFRMVRKHMIHGPCGAQNPDNVCMQGNQKKRCRNNYPKSFAQTTFHGKNAYPTYRRRNDGQKIIVRGHQLDNRWIVPHNRYLLAKFDCHINVEICSTVKAVKYIYKYIYKGHDRIHFRVNSDAPAQDNNSSQPLPIDEIKDFQSARWVCAVEAIWRVYRFNLSEIHPSVIHLQLHLQNCQSMSFTPDQDLRDVISNKYTKRTMLTEFFYMNSVDELAQDLKCTYKEFPEHFVWYPGRKKWEPRKQKDCIGRIVTAGIKEGERYFLRLLLTHVKGPKSFEDLKTVNGTYVNTFREAAILRGYFESDTSQEECLEEASSYQMPYILRRLFATLLVHFSPLNARKLWEKFEHCLSEDFMKIPDISTDETRYKVLEQINNFLESMGRDINSYALVPYLLNFNDLNKSTRDTIAETRITVLESDLQKIDLLNNDQKTAFDIITHAVFQKKHGCFFVDGPGGTGKTFLYRALLAEARSKGFIALATASCGVAASILPGGRTAHSRFNIPLDTTKNKNCRISKQSSSAELLQKASLIIWDEAPMINKGSIEAVDRLLQDLMDSNALFGSKVIVFGGDFRQVLPVVPKGTKSEFIDASIVNSYIWPHLHKLQLTENMRARDDPEFIEYLLRVGNGTEPTVNNDCIQIPPSMLIRYTNDEDSIKQLTTTVFPDLSIFSHHDFSAVNRAILTTKNEFVDQINQQLIHDMPGCIQEYISRDKCIEDSDQTIMEDFINALTPNGFPPHKLILKPNTPIMLLRNIDPPQGLCNGTRLICKSLKSNVIYATISCGEFTGKEVFLHRICFRIENDPESPVSFERIQFPIRPCFAMTINKAQGQTLDFVGIYLREPVFSHGQLYVAMSRAKNKSSIKILIKPAIFSTGEDSITHNVVYREVLDLANE, from the exons ATGGTCTTCATGCAACGTCTTTTATATGCTCTGCTTTCCAGATTGTATGAGAATCTCCTTACCAATTCTCTTCAACTAAATACCTCAAACACCAG cttgcgACAGGTCTGCTTCAGAACTCTGTGCCTTGACTACCGATGGAG agaaaaattTGCTGGTCTTTCTGTCGAACAAAAGGAAGCTCAtcgaagaaaaaatagagaagcgTATCACAGAAGAAAGATGAGCAAACTGTTGTCCAAGACGCTTGATCCACAATCTGTACAACCTACCAAACAGTGCAACATCAAACCATTTCTCAGACCATCCAGTACCAACAATGATAATAATG GAGTGCTGATGCCACAGTTAATTCAACAGCATCTTCATGACACAG TTggaaaatataataaaagtACGCTTGCTCGAACATCTGATAGAAATGCCATTGGAGCTCTTTCTTCTAACCTTCAATTACCTGGCTCCAAGAATCAGACTAACACTG ATAATCGATTCTGTGTATCCTACCCTGGATCAAAGCTCAAAAGTAGTCTCTTCTGCTTTTCTACTTATGAAGAAG GTAATTCTTCAGCCACCAACCATAAGCATATATGCTCAGATAGTGCTCCACCGCATGACAAAG CTGAATCTTTCATGTGTATGAACTGCTTCAAATTTCTTCCCCAAAACATAGAAGATGCTCCAG AATTGTTAGCATTTGCAACAGAATATCAAATGAGCCAACAATGCTTAAAATCTATTGCTAAAACACATAAAG GCAACAAACGTTCAAGGTCAAGAAAAACTCAGAAATCTCACACCAGAG GTGAAAAAGTTCCAGATGGAATTGAAGCACTGAAATGCATCAGCAGTGAACCAGACATACTGGCTCCCAAACCAGATTGCAGCTATTGCGAAGCAAAAAAACTTTATTCTGAAACACCAAATTTCTGCTGTTCTGCTGGTCAGATAGTTCTCCAAGAGAACAAACTTCAAGATATTCTCATAGAACTATATACTGGTCATTCTGCTGAAGCTCTTTCTTTCAGAACATATGTCAGAACATATAATAATATGTTTGCCTTCACCTCTTTCGGAGTACATTATGACAGATCCCTATGCAGGAGAACTAATGGTATCTACACATTCAAAGTCCAGGGACAAACCTATCACTTCATCAAGGATCTTATTCCACATGAGTGCAGGACTGTTTATTTGCAGCTATATTTTCATGATACAGAGCATGAGTTAGAAAACAGACTGGCTACATCAGAGAACCTAACAGAAAGTGCAGTGAAAAAAATTATGCATGTCATGGAATTGAATCCATATGCCTCTTTTCTCCGAAGCTTAAAAAATGTTCCGAATCTCGACTCATATCAAATCGTCTTAAAGTCTCATTCAGAAAATGACCAGAGAGTTTGGAATCAACCAACTGCATCTCAAATTGCAGCCTTGTGGGTAGAGGGCCAAGAATCTGGAGAAGGATACAAAAGGCATATCCAAATCTATACTAAAGAAGGCAAGGATCATCTGGTGCACTACTATTATGGATGCTATGATCCATTGCAGTATCCGCTGCTGTTTCCATTTGGAGAGACAGGATGGCATCCTGGTATAAAAAGAACACCACCACATAAtccaaacaaaaggaaaagatacaATAGAACAGCCAACTGCACTCCTGCTTCTACTGATTGCAAATCTGCAGAAGAACTAATAGCAGCTGAACACCAAG CTTCTCACAATCCTGAAAACAATAAAGAGTTTGTATCTATGCGTGAGTATTACGCATACAAGTTGCAGATGCGGGAAAAATACACTCCAGGCATACTCAATACCGGCCGACTACTTCAACAATATGTCATCGATATGTACATCAAGATAGAATCTCAGAGACTTGATTATTACAGAAGCCGACAACAGTTAATAAGAAGAGAGGAACTTCAAGGCATAATGGACAGTGTCATGTCAGGACATTGCCAAGGATCCAAAATAGGTCAGCGAGTTATTCTTCCAGCATCATTCATAGGTGGTCCTCGCGACATGAGAAGAAGATATGTTGATGCTATGGCTCTCGTGCAAAAATTCGGCAAACCAGATTTATTTATCACTATGACATGCAATCCTTCATGGCCTGAGATGAAAAAACACATGCTACCTACTGATGAAGGTCATAACAGACCAGACTTACTCGCTCGAGTTTTCCATGCTAAGCTTGATCTTTTGAAGGACCAACTCTTCAAGAAACAAATATTTGGAGCAGTAGCAGCTTATACCTATGTTGTTGAGTTTCAGAAACGTGGTCTACCGCATACTCATTTCCTCATAATTTTAGAGCCAGGTTCAAAACTTTATTCCACAGAATCCTATGATAAAATCGTCAGTGCAGAAATTCCAGATATAACAGCAAATCAACATTTATTCAGAATGGTTCGAAAGCACATGATCCACGGTCCTTGCGGAGCACAAAATCCAGATAATGTTTGTATGCAAGGAAATCAGAAGAAAAGATGCAGAAATAATTACCCAAAATCATTTGCTCAGACAACCTTTCATGGAAAGAATGCGTATCCTACTTATCGAAGGAGAAATGATGGACAGAAAATAATTGTTCGTGGCCATCAGCTTGATAACAGATGGATAGTTCCACACAACAGATACTTATTGGCAAAATTTGATTGCCACATAAATGTTGAAATCTGTTCCACTGTGAAAGCTgtcaaatatatatacaaatatatatacaagGGTCATGATAGGATTCATTTTAGAGTAAACTCAGATGCTCCTGCTCAAGACAATAATAGCTCCCAACCTCTTCCAATCGATGAAATAAAGGACTTCCAATCAGCTCGATGGGTGTGTGCAGTTGAAGCAATTTGGAGAGTGTACAGATTTAACCTCAGTGAGATCCACCCTTCTGTAATTCATCTCCAGCTCCATCTACAAAACTGTCAGTCCATGAGTTTCACACCTGATCAAGACCTACGAGATGTAATCAGCAACAAGTATACAAAAAGAACTATGTTAACTGAATTCTTTTACATGAATTCTGTGGATGAGTTAGCTCAGGATCTTAAGTGCACATACAAAGAATTCCCAGAGCACTTCGTTTGGTACCCCGGAAGAAAAAAATGGGAACCTAGAAAGCAAAAGGACTGTATTGGCAGAATTGTCACAGCAGGTATAAAAGAAGGAGAACGTTATTTTCTTCGACTACTTCTAACACATGTGAAAGGCCCCAAATCATTTGAAGACCTCAAGACAGTGAATGGAACATACGTAAACACATTCCGTGAAGCAGCAATTCTCAGAGGATACTTTGAATCAGATACATCGCAAGAAGAATGCCTCGAAGAAGCCAGTTCATATCAAATGCCATACATATTGAGAAGGCTGTTTGCAACTTTGCTGGTACACTTTTCTCCATTAAATGCTAGAAAGCTATGGGAGAAATTTGAACATTGTCTATCAGAAGATTTCATGAAAATACCAGATATATCAACTGATGAAACACGATACAAGGTTCTAGAACAGATAAACAATTTTCTTGAATCTATGGGAAGAGATATTAACTCATATGCCCTGGTTCCAtatcttttaaattttaatgaTCTCAACAAGAGCACGAGGGACACAATAGCAGAGACAAGAATCACTGTGCTAGAGTCTGATCTGCAAAAAATTGATCTATTAAACAATGATCAGAAAACTGCCTTTGATATAATCACTCATGCAGTCTTCCAAAAGAAACATGGATGCTTTTTTGTTGATGGTCCAGGTGGAACCGGAAAAACTTTCCTTTATCGAGCATTATTAGCTGAGGCAAGATCCAAAGGATTCATTGCGCTGGCTACAGCATCATGCGGAGTAGCAGCTTCAATATTGCCCGGTGGGAGAACAGCTCACTCAAGATTTAACATACCATTAGATACAACAAAAAATAAGAATTGCAGAATCAGCAAGCAAAGTTCGTCGGCAGAACTTCTGCAAAAAGCCAGTCTTATAATTTGGGATGAAGCTCCGATGATAAATAAAGGTTCAATAGAAGCTGTTGATAGATTACTCCAGGATCTAATGGACTCAAACGCCTTATTTGGATCTAAAGTGATCGTTTTCGGAGGAGATTTTCGACAGGTATTACCAGTTGTTCCTAAAGGAACAAAATCAGAATTCATTGATGCCAGCATAGTCAACTCATATATATGGCCACACCTTCATAAGCTTCAACTTACAGAAAACATGAGAGCAAGGGATGATCCAGAATTCATTGAATATTTGCTTCGTGTTGGAAATGGAACAGAGCCTACTGTCAACAACGACTGCATACAAATACCTCCATCAATGCTGATAAGATATACAAATGATGAAGATTCAATCAAACAGTTGACTACCACGGTATTCCCAGATTTGTCAATATTCTCTCATCATGATTTCTCAGCTGTAAATCGTGCTATACTCACAACAAAAAATGAGTTTGTTGATCAGATTAATCAGCAGCTCATACACGATATGCCTGGTTGCATTCAAGAATACATTAGCCGAGACAAATGTATTGAAGATTCTGACCAAACAATCATGGAGGACTTCATAAATGCCCTAACACCAAATGGATTTCCACCTCACAAATTGATTCTCAAGCCAAACACTCCAATTATGCTCCTCAGAAATATTGATCCGCCCCAAGGACTATGCAATGGAACAAGGCTCATCTGCAAATCCTTAAAGTCCAATGTCATATATGCTACAATAAGTTGTGGAGAATTCACTGGCAAGGAAGTCTTCCTTCACAGAATCTGCTTCAGAATAGAAAATGATCCAGAGTCGCCAGTATCTTTTGAAAGAATACAATTTCCTATTCGACCATGCTTCGCTATGACTATCAATAAAGCTCAAGGGCAGACTCTAGATTTTGTGGGAATATATTTACGTGAACCAGTTTTTTCACACGGCCAGTTATATGTAGCAATGTCAAGAGCTAAGaacaagagttcaataaaaattcTGATCAAACCAGCTATATTTAGCACTGGAGAAGACTCAATAACACATAATGTAGTATATAGAGAAGTATTAGATTTGGCAAATGAATAA
- the LOC113695776 gene encoding uncharacterized protein isoform X2 gives MVFMQRLLYALLSRLYENLLTNSLQLNTSNTSLRQVCFRTLCLDYRWREKFAGLSVEQKEAHRRKNREAYHRRKMSKLLSKTLDPQSVQPTKQCNIKPFLRPSSTNNDNNGVLMPQLIQQHLHDTVGKYNKSTLARTSDRNAIGALSSNLQLPGSKNQTNTDNRFCVSYPGSKLKSSLFCFSTYEEGNSSATNHKHICSDSAPPHDKAESFMCMNCFKFLPQNIEDAPGNKRSRSRKTQKSHTRGEKVPDGIEALKCISSEPDILAPKPDCSYCEAKKLYSETPNFCCSAGQIVLQENKLQDILIELYTGHSAEALSFRTYVRTYNNMFAFTSFGVHYDRSLCRRTNGIYTFKVQGQTYHFIKDLIPHECRTVYLQLYFHDTEHELENRLATSENLTESAVKKIMHVMELNPYASFLRSLKNVPNLDSYQIVLKSHSENDQRVWNQPTASQIAALWVEGQESGEGYKRHIQIYTKEGKDHLVHYYYGCYDPLQYPLLFPFGETGWHPGIKRTPPHNPNKRKRYNRTANCTPASTDCKSAEELIAAEHQASHNPENNKEFVSMREYYAYKLQMREKYTPGILNTGRLLQQYVIDMYIKIESQRLDYYRSRQQLIRREELQGIMDSVMSGHCQGSKIGQRVILPASFIGGPRDMRRRYVDAMALVQKFGKPDLFITMTCNPSWPEMKKHMLPTDEGHNRPDLLARVFHAKLDLLKDQLFKKQIFGAVAAYTYVVEFQKRGLPHTHFLIILEPGSKLYSTESYDKIVSAEIPDITANQHLFRMVRKHMIHGPCGAQNPDNVCMQGNQKKRCRNNYPKSFAQTTFHGKNAYPTYRRRNDGQKIIVRGHQLDNRWIVPHNRYLLAKFDCHINVEICSTVKAVKYIYKYIYKGHDRIHFRVNSDAPAQDNNSSQPLPIDEIKDFQSARWVCAVEAIWRVYRFNLSEIHPSVIHLQLHLQNCQSMSFTPDQDLRDVISNKYTKRTMLTEFFYMNSVDELAQDLKCTYKEFPEHFVWYPGRKKWEPRKQKDCIGRIVTAGIKEGERYFLRLLLTHVKGPKSFEDLKTVNGTYVNTFREAAILRGYFESDTSQEECLEEASSYQMPYILRRLFATLLVHFSPLNARKLWEKFEHCLSEDFMKIPDISTDETRYKVLEQINNFLESMGRDINSYALVPYLLNFNDLNKSTRDTIAETRITVLESDLQKIDLLNNDQKTAFDIITHAVFQKKHGCFFVDGPGGTGKTFLYRALLAEARSKGFIALATASCGVAASILPGGRTAHSRFNIPLDTTKNKNCRISKQSSSAELLQKASLIIWDEAPMINKGSIEAVDRLLQDLMDSNALFGSKVIVFGGDFRQVLPVVPKGTKSEFIDASIVNSYIWPHLHKLQLTENMRARDDPEFIEYLLRVGNGTEPTVNNDCIQIPPSMLIRYTNDEDSIKQLTTTVFPDLSIFSHHDFSAVNRAILTTKNEFVDQINQQLIHDMPGCIQEYISRDKCIEDSDQTIMEDFINALTPNGFPPHKLILKPNTPIMLLRNIDPPQGLCNGTRLICKSLKSNVIYATISCGEFTGKEVFLHRICFRIENDPESPVSFERIQFPIRPCFAMTINKAQGQTLDFVGIYLREPVFSHGQLYVAMSRAKNKSSIKILIKPAIFSTGEDSITHNVVYREVLDLANE, from the exons ATGGTCTTCATGCAACGTCTTTTATATGCTCTGCTTTCCAGATTGTATGAGAATCTCCTTACCAATTCTCTTCAACTAAATACCTCAAACACCAG cttgcgACAGGTCTGCTTCAGAACTCTGTGCCTTGACTACCGATGGAG agaaaaattTGCTGGTCTTTCTGTCGAACAAAAGGAAGCTCAtcgaagaaaaaatagagaagcgTATCACAGAAGAAAGATGAGCAAACTGTTGTCCAAGACGCTTGATCCACAATCTGTACAACCTACCAAACAGTGCAACATCAAACCATTTCTCAGACCATCCAGTACCAACAATGATAATAATG GAGTGCTGATGCCACAGTTAATTCAACAGCATCTTCATGACACAG TTggaaaatataataaaagtACGCTTGCTCGAACATCTGATAGAAATGCCATTGGAGCTCTTTCTTCTAACCTTCAATTACCTGGCTCCAAGAATCAGACTAACACTG ATAATCGATTCTGTGTATCCTACCCTGGATCAAAGCTCAAAAGTAGTCTCTTCTGCTTTTCTACTTATGAAGAAG GTAATTCTTCAGCCACCAACCATAAGCATATATGCTCAGATAGTGCTCCACCGCATGACAAAG CTGAATCTTTCATGTGTATGAACTGCTTCAAATTTCTTCCCCAAAACATAGAAGATGCTCCAG GCAACAAACGTTCAAGGTCAAGAAAAACTCAGAAATCTCACACCAGAG GTGAAAAAGTTCCAGATGGAATTGAAGCACTGAAATGCATCAGCAGTGAACCAGACATACTGGCTCCCAAACCAGATTGCAGCTATTGCGAAGCAAAAAAACTTTATTCTGAAACACCAAATTTCTGCTGTTCTGCTGGTCAGATAGTTCTCCAAGAGAACAAACTTCAAGATATTCTCATAGAACTATATACTGGTCATTCTGCTGAAGCTCTTTCTTTCAGAACATATGTCAGAACATATAATAATATGTTTGCCTTCACCTCTTTCGGAGTACATTATGACAGATCCCTATGCAGGAGAACTAATGGTATCTACACATTCAAAGTCCAGGGACAAACCTATCACTTCATCAAGGATCTTATTCCACATGAGTGCAGGACTGTTTATTTGCAGCTATATTTTCATGATACAGAGCATGAGTTAGAAAACAGACTGGCTACATCAGAGAACCTAACAGAAAGTGCAGTGAAAAAAATTATGCATGTCATGGAATTGAATCCATATGCCTCTTTTCTCCGAAGCTTAAAAAATGTTCCGAATCTCGACTCATATCAAATCGTCTTAAAGTCTCATTCAGAAAATGACCAGAGAGTTTGGAATCAACCAACTGCATCTCAAATTGCAGCCTTGTGGGTAGAGGGCCAAGAATCTGGAGAAGGATACAAAAGGCATATCCAAATCTATACTAAAGAAGGCAAGGATCATCTGGTGCACTACTATTATGGATGCTATGATCCATTGCAGTATCCGCTGCTGTTTCCATTTGGAGAGACAGGATGGCATCCTGGTATAAAAAGAACACCACCACATAAtccaaacaaaaggaaaagatacaATAGAACAGCCAACTGCACTCCTGCTTCTACTGATTGCAAATCTGCAGAAGAACTAATAGCAGCTGAACACCAAG CTTCTCACAATCCTGAAAACAATAAAGAGTTTGTATCTATGCGTGAGTATTACGCATACAAGTTGCAGATGCGGGAAAAATACACTCCAGGCATACTCAATACCGGCCGACTACTTCAACAATATGTCATCGATATGTACATCAAGATAGAATCTCAGAGACTTGATTATTACAGAAGCCGACAACAGTTAATAAGAAGAGAGGAACTTCAAGGCATAATGGACAGTGTCATGTCAGGACATTGCCAAGGATCCAAAATAGGTCAGCGAGTTATTCTTCCAGCATCATTCATAGGTGGTCCTCGCGACATGAGAAGAAGATATGTTGATGCTATGGCTCTCGTGCAAAAATTCGGCAAACCAGATTTATTTATCACTATGACATGCAATCCTTCATGGCCTGAGATGAAAAAACACATGCTACCTACTGATGAAGGTCATAACAGACCAGACTTACTCGCTCGAGTTTTCCATGCTAAGCTTGATCTTTTGAAGGACCAACTCTTCAAGAAACAAATATTTGGAGCAGTAGCAGCTTATACCTATGTTGTTGAGTTTCAGAAACGTGGTCTACCGCATACTCATTTCCTCATAATTTTAGAGCCAGGTTCAAAACTTTATTCCACAGAATCCTATGATAAAATCGTCAGTGCAGAAATTCCAGATATAACAGCAAATCAACATTTATTCAGAATGGTTCGAAAGCACATGATCCACGGTCCTTGCGGAGCACAAAATCCAGATAATGTTTGTATGCAAGGAAATCAGAAGAAAAGATGCAGAAATAATTACCCAAAATCATTTGCTCAGACAACCTTTCATGGAAAGAATGCGTATCCTACTTATCGAAGGAGAAATGATGGACAGAAAATAATTGTTCGTGGCCATCAGCTTGATAACAGATGGATAGTTCCACACAACAGATACTTATTGGCAAAATTTGATTGCCACATAAATGTTGAAATCTGTTCCACTGTGAAAGCTgtcaaatatatatacaaatatatatacaagGGTCATGATAGGATTCATTTTAGAGTAAACTCAGATGCTCCTGCTCAAGACAATAATAGCTCCCAACCTCTTCCAATCGATGAAATAAAGGACTTCCAATCAGCTCGATGGGTGTGTGCAGTTGAAGCAATTTGGAGAGTGTACAGATTTAACCTCAGTGAGATCCACCCTTCTGTAATTCATCTCCAGCTCCATCTACAAAACTGTCAGTCCATGAGTTTCACACCTGATCAAGACCTACGAGATGTAATCAGCAACAAGTATACAAAAAGAACTATGTTAACTGAATTCTTTTACATGAATTCTGTGGATGAGTTAGCTCAGGATCTTAAGTGCACATACAAAGAATTCCCAGAGCACTTCGTTTGGTACCCCGGAAGAAAAAAATGGGAACCTAGAAAGCAAAAGGACTGTATTGGCAGAATTGTCACAGCAGGTATAAAAGAAGGAGAACGTTATTTTCTTCGACTACTTCTAACACATGTGAAAGGCCCCAAATCATTTGAAGACCTCAAGACAGTGAATGGAACATACGTAAACACATTCCGTGAAGCAGCAATTCTCAGAGGATACTTTGAATCAGATACATCGCAAGAAGAATGCCTCGAAGAAGCCAGTTCATATCAAATGCCATACATATTGAGAAGGCTGTTTGCAACTTTGCTGGTACACTTTTCTCCATTAAATGCTAGAAAGCTATGGGAGAAATTTGAACATTGTCTATCAGAAGATTTCATGAAAATACCAGATATATCAACTGATGAAACACGATACAAGGTTCTAGAACAGATAAACAATTTTCTTGAATCTATGGGAAGAGATATTAACTCATATGCCCTGGTTCCAtatcttttaaattttaatgaTCTCAACAAGAGCACGAGGGACACAATAGCAGAGACAAGAATCACTGTGCTAGAGTCTGATCTGCAAAAAATTGATCTATTAAACAATGATCAGAAAACTGCCTTTGATATAATCACTCATGCAGTCTTCCAAAAGAAACATGGATGCTTTTTTGTTGATGGTCCAGGTGGAACCGGAAAAACTTTCCTTTATCGAGCATTATTAGCTGAGGCAAGATCCAAAGGATTCATTGCGCTGGCTACAGCATCATGCGGAGTAGCAGCTTCAATATTGCCCGGTGGGAGAACAGCTCACTCAAGATTTAACATACCATTAGATACAACAAAAAATAAGAATTGCAGAATCAGCAAGCAAAGTTCGTCGGCAGAACTTCTGCAAAAAGCCAGTCTTATAATTTGGGATGAAGCTCCGATGATAAATAAAGGTTCAATAGAAGCTGTTGATAGATTACTCCAGGATCTAATGGACTCAAACGCCTTATTTGGATCTAAAGTGATCGTTTTCGGAGGAGATTTTCGACAGGTATTACCAGTTGTTCCTAAAGGAACAAAATCAGAATTCATTGATGCCAGCATAGTCAACTCATATATATGGCCACACCTTCATAAGCTTCAACTTACAGAAAACATGAGAGCAAGGGATGATCCAGAATTCATTGAATATTTGCTTCGTGTTGGAAATGGAACAGAGCCTACTGTCAACAACGACTGCATACAAATACCTCCATCAATGCTGATAAGATATACAAATGATGAAGATTCAATCAAACAGTTGACTACCACGGTATTCCCAGATTTGTCAATATTCTCTCATCATGATTTCTCAGCTGTAAATCGTGCTATACTCACAACAAAAAATGAGTTTGTTGATCAGATTAATCAGCAGCTCATACACGATATGCCTGGTTGCATTCAAGAATACATTAGCCGAGACAAATGTATTGAAGATTCTGACCAAACAATCATGGAGGACTTCATAAATGCCCTAACACCAAATGGATTTCCACCTCACAAATTGATTCTCAAGCCAAACACTCCAATTATGCTCCTCAGAAATATTGATCCGCCCCAAGGACTATGCAATGGAACAAGGCTCATCTGCAAATCCTTAAAGTCCAATGTCATATATGCTACAATAAGTTGTGGAGAATTCACTGGCAAGGAAGTCTTCCTTCACAGAATCTGCTTCAGAATAGAAAATGATCCAGAGTCGCCAGTATCTTTTGAAAGAATACAATTTCCTATTCGACCATGCTTCGCTATGACTATCAATAAAGCTCAAGGGCAGACTCTAGATTTTGTGGGAATATATTTACGTGAACCAGTTTTTTCACACGGCCAGTTATATGTAGCAATGTCAAGAGCTAAGaacaagagttcaataaaaattcTGATCAAACCAGCTATATTTAGCACTGGAGAAGACTCAATAACACATAATGTAGTATATAGAGAAGTATTAGATTTGGCAAATGAATAA